The following proteins come from a genomic window of Synechococcus sp. BIOS-E4-1:
- a CDS encoding VOC family protein has translation MDHGGMDGDDIALSWVLASRRPEQLAKFYADLLGSIPEPGVAAHHWIVPLQAQGSLQIYTPSGKRPWPESGSALAPCLQRRAKADPLLELQSWLHHVIQLGGKSTEEPRLESFGAECWLEDPEGQRFLLLVLGSESAETTIG, from the coding sequence ATGGATCATGGCGGGATGGATGGTGACGACATTGCTCTGAGCTGGGTGCTGGCCTCGCGCAGGCCTGAGCAGCTGGCGAAGTTCTATGCGGATCTTCTGGGCAGCATCCCCGAACCGGGGGTGGCCGCCCATCACTGGATTGTTCCTTTGCAGGCGCAGGGAAGTCTCCAGATCTACACACCATCAGGCAAGCGTCCATGGCCTGAGTCAGGCTCGGCGCTGGCGCCATGTCTGCAACGGCGGGCAAAGGCTGACCCCCTGCTGGAGCTTCAGTCCTGGCTTCACCATGTGATTCAACTCGGAGGCAAGAGCACGGAAGAGCCGAGATTGGAAAGCTTCGGCGCGGAATGCTGGCTGGAGGATCCAGAGGGCCAGAGGTTCCTGCTGCTAGTGCTCGGATCTGAATCTGCTGAAACGACGATTGGATGA
- a CDS encoding S41 family peptidase produces MTIKSPRSPFSQHRGLLLILGAGGLTTAIAVAAPGLGLPSTNSSSITNSPKEVIDQVWQIVYRDFLDSSGKYSPETWTSLRRDLLAKSYAGTDESYEAIRGMLASLDDPYTRFLDPKEFKEMQIDTSGELTGVGIQITLDKDTKEILVVSPIEGTPASRAGVQPKDVIVSIDGQSTKGMTTEDAVKLIRGQEGSQVTLGLRRKGEVVTVPLKRARIEIHAVESRLNTAGDGKKVGYIRLKQFNANAAREMRAAIRELEKEGAQGYVLDLRSNPGGLLEASIDIARQWLDEGTIVSTKTRDGIQDVRRATGSALTNSPVVVLVNEGSASASEILSGALQDNNRAVLVGQKTFGKGLVQSVRGLSDGSGLTVTIAKYLTPKGTDIHKNGIRPDVDVKLSDQEIESLTVEQLGTGKDSQYRAAETTLIKALRSPQRGQAYQPGSANLRSALQR; encoded by the coding sequence ATGACCATTAAAAGTCCTCGATCGCCTTTTTCACAGCACAGAGGTCTGCTGCTGATTCTTGGGGCAGGTGGTTTGACCACAGCCATTGCTGTTGCGGCACCCGGTCTTGGGCTCCCCAGCACCAATTCCTCTTCGATCACCAACAGCCCCAAGGAGGTCATCGACCAGGTCTGGCAGATCGTTTACAGAGATTTTCTGGACTCTTCAGGAAAGTATTCCCCTGAAACGTGGACCAGCTTGAGAAGAGATCTGCTGGCTAAAAGCTATGCAGGCACGGATGAGTCCTATGAAGCGATCCGAGGCATGCTCGCCAGCCTCGACGATCCCTACACACGCTTCCTGGACCCAAAAGAGTTCAAGGAGATGCAGATCGACACCTCCGGAGAGCTCACGGGGGTTGGCATCCAGATCACCCTGGACAAAGACACCAAAGAGATCCTGGTGGTGTCTCCGATTGAAGGAACCCCTGCCTCCAGAGCCGGAGTGCAGCCCAAGGATGTGATCGTCTCGATCGACGGCCAGTCCACGAAAGGAATGACCACGGAGGATGCTGTCAAGTTGATCCGAGGCCAGGAAGGCAGCCAGGTGACCCTCGGACTGCGACGGAAGGGGGAAGTGGTGACGGTGCCTCTCAAGAGAGCACGTATCGAAATTCATGCGGTCGAAAGTCGGCTGAACACAGCAGGCGATGGCAAGAAGGTCGGCTACATCCGGCTCAAACAATTCAATGCCAATGCCGCCCGGGAGATGCGAGCCGCTATCCGGGAGCTCGAAAAAGAGGGCGCTCAGGGCTACGTGCTCGATCTGCGCAGTAATCCTGGTGGGCTGCTGGAAGCCAGCATCGACATCGCAAGGCAATGGCTGGATGAAGGCACCATCGTCAGCACCAAGACCAGAGACGGCATTCAGGACGTCCGACGCGCCACCGGCAGTGCACTGACCAACAGTCCGGTTGTGGTGCTGGTGAATGAAGGTTCAGCCAGTGCCAGCGAGATTCTCTCCGGCGCCCTCCAAGACAACAATCGAGCTGTTCTGGTTGGTCAGAAGACTTTTGGCAAGGGTTTGGTGCAGTCCGTCCGCGGTCTCTCGGATGGATCCGGTTTGACGGTCACCATCGCCAAGTACCTCACACCCAAAGGCACCGATATCCACAAGAACGGCATCCGCCCGGATGTTGACGTGAAACTGAGCGATCAGGAGATCGAATCGCTGACCGTCGAGCAGCTTGGCACCGGCAAAGACAGTCAGTACCGAGCTGCTGAAACCACCCTGATCAAAGCGCTGCGCTCACCGCAACGTGGTCAGGCCTATCAACCGGGATCCGCAAACCTGCGTTCCGCCCTTCAGCGGTAG
- a CDS encoding putative selenate ABC transporter substrate-binding protein produces the protein MPFREPRAVALLAVLLCQGVTVLPVVAQPTLKVGAIPDQNPERLNRLYGQLADELSDRLKVKVRYVPVSNYPAAVSAFRTGGLDLVWFGGLTGVQARLQTPGAQVLAQRDIDARFRSVFIANTSSGLQPISSINGLTSLRGKRFSFGSESSTSGRLMPQHFLAKAEVTPNQFSGARAGFSGSHDATIAVVQSGAYEAGALNEQVWTSAVKDGRVNTEKVSVIWRTPEYVDYHWVVRPKLDLRFGKGFTTRLQKAILGLQPTTPRQVTILELFAAKRFIPAEASQYKPIEKVGRELGKIR, from the coding sequence ATGCCTTTCCGAGAACCCCGGGCCGTTGCCTTGCTGGCCGTATTGCTCTGCCAAGGGGTAACGGTCTTACCTGTTGTGGCCCAGCCCACACTCAAGGTGGGTGCCATTCCTGATCAGAATCCTGAGCGACTCAATCGTCTTTATGGCCAGTTGGCAGACGAATTGAGTGATCGCCTCAAGGTCAAGGTGCGCTACGTACCGGTCAGCAATTACCCAGCGGCTGTGAGCGCTTTTCGCACCGGTGGACTGGATCTTGTCTGGTTTGGTGGCCTGACCGGTGTGCAGGCGCGCCTGCAGACGCCCGGGGCTCAGGTTCTTGCTCAGCGCGACATTGATGCACGCTTCCGCAGTGTCTTCATCGCCAACACAAGCTCTGGTCTGCAACCAATCAGCTCGATCAACGGTCTGACCAGTCTGCGAGGCAAGCGGTTCTCTTTCGGTTCAGAGAGTTCAACCTCCGGCCGTTTGATGCCACAGCATTTTCTTGCCAAGGCCGAAGTTACCCCAAATCAGTTCAGTGGCGCTCGGGCCGGATTCAGCGGCAGTCATGACGCCACCATCGCAGTGGTGCAAAGCGGTGCCTACGAAGCGGGTGCCCTCAATGAGCAGGTCTGGACGTCGGCGGTGAAAGACGGGCGCGTGAACACCGAGAAGGTGAGTGTGATCTGGCGAACTCCTGAATACGTTGACTACCACTGGGTCGTTCGGCCGAAGCTGGATCTGCGGTTCGGAAAGGGCTTCACCACGCGTCTTCAGAAGGCGATCCTGGGTCTCCAGCCCACCACGCCACGCCAGGTGACCATCCTTGAGCTCTTTGCTGCCAAGCGGTTCATTCCAGCGGAGGCGAGTCAGTACAAGCCGATTGAAAAGGTTGGCCGGGAGCTGGGCAAGATCAGGTGA
- a CDS encoding ATP-binding cassette domain-containing protein: MTALLELDEVRLAGPHGDRLNAVTLKLQNGERIALLGRSGAGKSSLIGVFNGSLLPAAGRVLFQGASLASLSRRQRARIGTLWQDLRLIEELSIGQNVNAGALGRRRLPWALANLLFRVDAEASRSCLRQAGLEESLLADAGLDRSVGQLSGGQRQRVALARLFRQQPDLMLADEPLASLDPAIASEVLERLLTSALDGTLRSGAQAVVVSLHRPELIDRFDRVLGLRAGRLVIDAPAKAVSAADLRDLYAP, from the coding sequence GTGACAGCGCTCCTGGAGCTCGATGAGGTGCGTCTTGCCGGTCCCCATGGGGATCGGCTGAACGCTGTCACTCTCAAGCTCCAGAACGGTGAGCGAATTGCCCTGCTCGGCCGCAGCGGGGCCGGCAAGAGTTCATTGATCGGGGTTTTCAACGGCAGCCTGCTCCCCGCTGCAGGCCGCGTTCTGTTTCAGGGAGCGTCGCTCGCGTCGCTCAGCCGGCGACAACGCGCACGGATCGGCACCCTCTGGCAGGACCTGCGTCTGATCGAAGAGCTCAGCATTGGTCAGAACGTCAATGCCGGTGCACTTGGCCGCCGCCGCCTGCCTTGGGCCCTGGCCAACCTGTTGTTTCGCGTTGATGCGGAGGCCAGCCGATCCTGCCTGCGCCAGGCAGGTCTGGAGGAATCCCTGCTGGCTGACGCTGGGCTTGATCGTTCTGTGGGCCAGCTTTCAGGCGGACAACGGCAGCGCGTGGCCCTGGCCCGACTGTTTCGACAACAGCCTGATCTGATGCTGGCGGATGAACCCCTCGCCAGTCTTGATCCCGCCATTGCCTCTGAAGTGTTGGAGCGGCTTCTGACCTCTGCGCTGGATGGCACTCTGCGCAGTGGTGCGCAGGCAGTGGTGGTGTCCTTGCATCGCCCGGAGCTGATCGATCGCTTTGATCGCGTACTCGGTCTGCGCGCAGGACGGCTTGTGATCGATGCGCCTGCAAAGGCCGTCTCAGCAGCTGATCTCCGCGATCTGTATGCGCCGTGA
- the ispG gene encoding (E)-4-hydroxy-3-methylbut-2-enyl-diphosphate synthase gives MTGTLTSAPESSSEVAINPRYDTVIRRRSTRTVMVGEVPIGSEHPVAVQSMINEDTLDIEGSVAGILRLVEVGCEIVRVTTPTLAHAKAMGQIRAALRAQGCNVPLVADVHHNGIRIALEVVKHVDKVRINPGLFVFDKPDPNRQDFSQEEFDAIGERIKDKFSPLVEALKKENKALRIGVNHGSLAERMLFTYGDTPEGMVASAMEFVRICDDLDFHNIVISMKASRAPVMLAAYRMMADTLDNAGFNFPLHLGVTEAGDGDYGRIKSTAGIATLLSEGLGDTIRVSLTESPEKEIPVCYSILQAIGLRKTMVEYVACPSCGRTLFNLEEVLNQVRNATSHLSGLDIAVMGCIVNGPGEMADADYGYVGKGPGTIALYRGREEIRKVPEADGVQALIQLIKDDGRWVDPA, from the coding sequence ATGACCGGCACCTTGACCAGTGCTCCTGAAAGCAGCAGTGAAGTTGCCATCAATCCCCGTTACGACACGGTGATTCGCCGGCGAAGCACGCGAACGGTCATGGTCGGCGAAGTCCCCATCGGCAGTGAGCATCCGGTTGCGGTTCAGTCGATGATCAATGAGGACACCCTCGACATCGAAGGATCCGTGGCAGGCATCCTTCGACTGGTAGAAGTCGGCTGCGAGATCGTGCGAGTGACCACGCCCACGCTGGCTCACGCCAAGGCCATGGGCCAGATTCGCGCGGCTTTGCGCGCCCAGGGATGCAATGTTCCACTTGTGGCAGATGTTCACCACAACGGCATTCGAATTGCTCTGGAAGTGGTCAAGCACGTGGACAAGGTGCGAATCAATCCTGGTCTGTTCGTGTTCGACAAACCGGACCCCAACCGGCAGGACTTCAGTCAGGAAGAATTCGATGCCATCGGAGAGCGCATCAAGGACAAATTCTCACCATTAGTTGAGGCACTGAAGAAGGAGAACAAGGCCCTGCGCATCGGGGTGAATCACGGCTCCCTGGCGGAGCGCATGTTGTTCACCTACGGCGATACCCCCGAGGGAATGGTGGCGTCGGCCATGGAATTTGTGCGGATCTGCGACGACCTTGATTTCCACAACATCGTGATTTCGATGAAGGCGTCCAGAGCCCCAGTGATGCTTGCTGCCTATCGAATGATGGCCGACACGCTCGACAACGCAGGCTTCAATTTCCCCTTGCACCTTGGAGTCACCGAAGCCGGTGATGGGGATTACGGCCGCATCAAGAGCACCGCAGGAATCGCAACTCTGCTGTCCGAGGGGCTTGGAGACACGATCCGAGTTTCGCTGACTGAATCTCCTGAGAAGGAAATCCCCGTCTGCTACTCGATTCTTCAGGCCATTGGCTTACGCAAGACCATGGTCGAATACGTGGCCTGCCCAAGCTGCGGTCGCACTTTGTTTAATCTTGAGGAGGTGCTGAATCAGGTGAGAAACGCAACCTCTCACCTCTCGGGACTGGACATCGCCGTGATGGGATGCATTGTGAACGGTCCAGGTGAGATGGCAGACGCTGACTACGGTTATGTCGGTAAAGGGCCTGGCACCATCGCGCTTTACCGAGGACGTGAAGAGATCCGCAAAGTACCGGAAGCCGATGGTGTTCAAGCCTTAATTCAGCTGATCAAAGACGACGGACGCTGGGTAGATCCTGCCTGA
- a CDS encoding phosphonate ABC transporter: protein MRPTAPALVLLPALALLPVLLVVLNGAHGGGAEILGSFVVGAVSPSLDPALLKALLVGLQVTVATALTGWSCSLVLGVLLGCLSCERLWLTWCLPDWPATLLRRLMALPRSVHELIWGLLLLQVLGLHPWVAVLAISIPYTCLIARVWRDQLQSLDPSRLQAMLQTGSSPIAACVTALSPAMGSVLVSYGGYRLECALRSATLLGVFGLGGLGMHLELSLKSLQFHELWTGLWLLTAVTIVLEQGLRCWRSWSEEAQFGQRRVLWFSLAVLLSAGVGAVWLACLFPDSGSLSWLPVQWPDFSSLQQAAQELPWLSMLWETLILTLLAAGIAIGLPPLLLLFTPARLWQRCVSGFWVVVRVIPPPLAVLLLLLSNQPTLAIGALALGLHNSGVMGRLLQEGLEQQDDSVQVALASSGASPQVGWLYGLLSPRSPSHLAYGAYRSDVILRETVVVGLIGGSGLGWQLLESLSSFHWAAVLLLITTYAALTLIGEWLSDRSRQHWLQS from the coding sequence ATGCGGCCCACTGCACCAGCTCTGGTTCTGTTGCCGGCTCTTGCTCTGCTGCCGGTGCTGCTCGTGGTGTTGAACGGAGCCCACGGTGGCGGAGCCGAGATTCTGGGCTCGTTCGTGGTCGGTGCGGTCAGCCCTTCTCTGGACCCTGCCTTGTTGAAGGCGTTGCTGGTCGGCTTGCAGGTGACGGTCGCCACGGCGCTGACCGGATGGAGCTGCAGTCTGGTGCTCGGTGTCTTGCTGGGGTGTCTGAGTTGCGAACGTCTCTGGCTCACCTGGTGTCTTCCTGACTGGCCGGCGACCCTGCTCCGGCGCCTGATGGCCTTGCCCCGCTCCGTTCATGAACTGATCTGGGGACTGCTGCTGCTGCAGGTGCTTGGGCTACATCCCTGGGTCGCGGTACTGGCGATCTCGATTCCGTATACATGCCTGATCGCCCGGGTGTGGCGCGATCAGCTGCAGAGCCTTGATCCGTCCCGCCTACAGGCCATGCTCCAGACCGGGTCTTCACCCATAGCGGCCTGTGTGACGGCGTTGTCACCCGCCATGGGCTCGGTGCTGGTGAGTTACGGGGGCTATCGACTGGAGTGTGCACTTCGCAGTGCCACGTTGCTTGGGGTCTTTGGACTTGGCGGTCTTGGGATGCATCTGGAACTGAGTCTGAAGTCGCTGCAGTTTCATGAACTCTGGACAGGACTGTGGTTGTTGACCGCCGTCACCATTGTCTTGGAGCAGGGACTTCGCTGCTGGAGGAGCTGGAGCGAAGAGGCTCAATTCGGACAGCGCCGGGTGCTTTGGTTTTCTCTGGCAGTGCTGTTGTCAGCGGGTGTTGGTGCTGTCTGGCTCGCTTGCCTGTTTCCCGACTCCGGCTCCTTGAGCTGGCTTCCTGTGCAATGGCCTGATTTCAGCAGCCTTCAGCAGGCGGCTCAGGAGCTTCCCTGGTTGTCGATGTTGTGGGAAACCTTGATCCTGACCCTGCTGGCGGCGGGCATCGCCATCGGTTTGCCGCCGTTGCTGTTGCTGTTCACCCCCGCGCGGCTCTGGCAACGCTGCGTGAGTGGTTTCTGGGTTGTCGTTCGGGTGATCCCCCCACCTCTGGCGGTACTTCTGCTCTTGCTGAGCAACCAGCCAACCCTGGCCATTGGTGCGCTGGCTCTGGGGCTGCACAACAGCGGCGTCATGGGGCGTTTGCTCCAGGAAGGTCTGGAGCAGCAGGACGACTCCGTTCAAGTTGCTCTGGCCAGCAGCGGAGCGTCCCCGCAGGTGGGCTGGCTGTACGGCTTGCTCAGCCCCAGGAGTCCCTCCCATCTCGCCTATGGCGCCTATCGCAGTGATGTGATCCTGCGTGAAACGGTGGTGGTTGGTCTGATCGGTGGAAGCGGTCTCGGCTGGCAGCTGCTGGAGTCGCTCAGCTCCTTTCACTGGGCGG
- a CDS encoding pyridoxal phosphate-dependent aminotransferase, producing MSRPLSLSSRAEALQPSLTLAISARAKALQQQGRDICSLSAGEPDFGTPSFIVEASIQALRDGVTRYGPAAGDPALREAIATKITNENALPTSADEVLVTNGGKQAIFNLFQVLLNPGDEVLIPAPYWLSYPEMARLAGAKPISVPSSALNGFRLDMEALEAAITPATRLLVINSPGNPTGQVLSLDELQQLAELVRRHPRLLVMTDEIYEYLLDDGIEHHSFAALAPDLRERCFMVNGFAKGWAMTGWRLGYLSGPASVIKAASALQSQSTSNVCSFAQRGAIAAIEGPRDCVREMAQSYNKRRTILVDGLQALPGITLVPPKGAFYAFPQLPDGCGDSVSFCQRALEKEGLAIVPGGAFGDDRCVRLSCAVSRETIADGLSRLARLLPAS from the coding sequence ATGTCACGCCCGCTATCCCTTTCAAGCCGGGCTGAAGCCCTCCAGCCTTCGCTCACCCTGGCGATCAGTGCAAGGGCCAAGGCATTGCAACAGCAAGGGCGCGATATCTGCAGTCTCAGTGCCGGGGAACCCGATTTCGGCACACCCTCATTCATCGTTGAGGCCTCAATCCAGGCGCTTCGTGATGGAGTGACGCGGTATGGGCCAGCTGCTGGAGACCCTGCTCTGAGAGAGGCGATCGCCACCAAGATCACCAACGAAAACGCTCTTCCCACATCGGCAGATGAGGTGCTGGTGACCAACGGTGGGAAACAGGCCATCTTCAACCTGTTCCAGGTTTTGCTCAATCCTGGTGATGAGGTGTTGATTCCTGCGCCCTACTGGCTCAGCTATCCAGAGATGGCCCGCTTGGCCGGTGCCAAGCCCATCTCAGTTCCGTCATCGGCGCTGAACGGTTTCCGCCTGGACATGGAGGCTCTCGAGGCCGCGATCACCCCGGCCACCCGCTTGCTGGTGATCAACTCACCGGGTAACCCAACCGGCCAGGTTCTCAGTCTTGATGAGTTGCAGCAACTGGCCGAGCTGGTGCGGCGTCATCCGCGTCTGCTGGTCATGACAGATGAAATCTACGAATACCTTCTCGATGACGGCATCGAGCATCACAGTTTCGCTGCTCTGGCACCTGATCTCAGAGAACGATGTTTCATGGTGAATGGCTTCGCCAAGGGCTGGGCGATGACCGGATGGCGTCTTGGCTATCTCAGTGGCCCCGCCTCAGTGATTAAGGCTGCATCCGCTCTTCAGAGCCAGAGCACCAGCAATGTTTGCAGCTTTGCTCAGAGGGGCGCCATCGCGGCCATCGAGGGTCCCAGAGACTGCGTGAGAGAGATGGCTCAGAGCTACAACAAGCGCAGGACCATTCTTGTTGATGGGCTCCAGGCCTTGCCTGGTATCACACTCGTTCCTCCCAAAGGGGCCTTCTATGCCTTTCCTCAGCTTCCGGACGGCTGCGGTGATTCGGTGAGCTTCTGCCAGAGAGCACTGGAAAAGGAGGGCCTGGCCATCGTTCCTGGCGGAGCCTTTGGCGATGACCGCTGCGTTCGTCTCTCCTGTGCTGTCTCGCGTGAGACGATCGCAGATGGCCTCTCACGCCTCGCCCGCTTGCTTCCCGCCAGCTGA
- a CDS encoding uracil-DNA glycosylase, whose protein sequence is MTEPQRKRLKCPEQKPRVVVGRGNPNARLMLIGEAPGAEEDARGLPFVGRSGQLLSELMKEAGLDEQRQLYICNVIKCRPPNNRKPTSKEIEISRPWLKQQIDLIDPALVLLSGATALQAVLGIRSGISKLRGQWQNHEGRDFMPVFHPSYLLRFRSREAGTPQDLTLQDLREARHRLHLLSES, encoded by the coding sequence ATGACAGAACCACAGCGGAAGCGGCTGAAGTGTCCTGAGCAGAAGCCTCGGGTTGTTGTTGGTCGTGGCAATCCGAATGCGCGCCTGATGCTGATCGGCGAAGCACCCGGAGCTGAAGAGGATGCCCGTGGTTTGCCGTTCGTGGGTCGCTCAGGACAGCTGCTCAGTGAACTGATGAAGGAAGCAGGCCTGGATGAACAGCGCCAGCTCTACATCTGCAATGTGATCAAGTGCAGGCCACCCAATAACCGCAAGCCCACATCCAAGGAGATCGAGATTTCCAGACCATGGCTGAAGCAACAGATCGATCTGATTGATCCGGCACTTGTGTTGCTTTCAGGAGCCACAGCCCTGCAGGCGGTGCTTGGTATCCGTAGCGGCATCAGCAAGCTGAGGGGCCAGTGGCAGAACCATGAGGGTCGCGACTTCATGCCCGTGTTTCATCCCTCTTACCTGTTGCGCTTCCGCTCTCGCGAGGCTGGAACACCCCAGGATCTGACACTGCAGGACCTGCGAGAGGCCCGACACAGACTGCATCTGCTGTCGGAGAGCTGA